The Arcobacter sp. F2176 DNA window TATTTAATGTACTTATATTTATGTTTCTTCCTGGAGTTGTTAGTGCTTCTTTATTAATAAATAGTTCAATTGTTGTTATATTCTGTACCTTAATATATTTATATTATTATAAACTTTATTCAAAGCATAATTACTATTTGTTATTCTTCTTTTTATTTGTGGATAATTCCTTTGCAGTTTTCTTTTTAGCATTATTTTTTTATTCATTAAATAAAAAAGAAAATAAATTGTTAATAATATCTTTGATTTTATTTGCTTTATCAATGTATATTTATGGATTTGAATCTACTGGAAAACCAAGAAGTTATCTATTAGATACTTTTGGAATATATGCTTCAATTTTTTCTCCATTAATATTTTTATATTTCTTTTATTCATTGTATAGAGTTGGAATTAAAGGGACGCATTCAATATATTGGTATATTTCAATTACGGCTATGATATTTTCTCTTTTATTTTCTTTTAGACAAAAAATTTATATAGAAGATTTTGCTCCATATGTTGTGATATCGCTACCAATTATGTTGAAATTATTTATGCATTCATTAAGAGTTAGGTTACCAGAATTTAGAAGGATACATTATAATATTATAAAATTATCTCTTTTTTTTCTTTTTATTAATAC harbors:
- a CDS encoding glycosyltransferase family 39 protein — translated: MIKQKFYNYIFGITLATFFVVLIFVANSLSISYNEALNVLVNKSVLSYITKSSTYFFGSNDISIRLPFIILYVFSVILMYLLTKDYFKKEIDRLFNVLIFMFLPGVVSASLLINSSIVVIFCTLIYLYYYKLYSKHNYYLLFFFLFVDNSFAVFFLALFFYSLNKKENKLLIISLILFALSMYIYGFESTGKPRSYLLDTFGIYASIFSPLIFLYFFYSLYRVGIKGTHSIYWYISITAMIFSLLFSFRQKIYIEDFAPYVVISLPIMLKLFMHSLRVRLPEFRRIHYNIIKLSLFFLFINTFLLLYNKPLYLILDNPEKHFAYNYYFAKDIAKILKKNKINNIKTFDRKLQKRLEFYGIVKGNDYFVSLYDPIKYDQKFIIKYFNKDLLDIYVRKIKQ